One window of the Chryseotalea sp. WA131a genome contains the following:
- a CDS encoding HAD family hydrolase has protein sequence MNSWTLFLDRDGVLNRKIENGYVTNPDSLIILPGAIEAVNLLSDFFQRIFIVTNQRGIAKGLFSHQDLLMIHEKLTNSIRQGGGRIDRIFYCPHNNFECNCRKPDVGMALQAKKEFPNLRFDQSIMIGDSHSDILFGSKLGMKTVFISDKKNEYFKSDFTFVSLLEFAHSLRNLNLFRFQ, from the coding sequence ATGAATAGCTGGACATTATTCTTAGATCGAGATGGGGTTCTAAATAGGAAAATAGAAAATGGATATGTAACCAATCCAGACTCTTTAATCATTTTACCTGGAGCAATTGAGGCTGTAAACTTGCTTTCAGATTTTTTTCAAAGAATTTTTATAGTCACAAACCAGAGAGGGATTGCCAAGGGCTTATTCTCTCATCAAGATTTGTTAATGATTCACGAGAAGCTAACGAATAGCATAAGGCAAGGCGGTGGTAGAATTGACAGAATATTTTATTGTCCTCATAATAATTTTGAGTGCAATTGCAGAAAACCGGATGTTGGAATGGCATTGCAGGCTAAAAAAGAATTTCCCAATCTCCGGTTTGACCAAAGCATCATGATTGGCGACTCACACTCGGACATCCTCTTTGGTTCAAAACTAGGAATGAAGACAGTATTCATATCTGATAAGAAAAATGAATACTTTAAATCGGATTTTACATTCGTCTCTCTTCTTGAATTCGCGCATTCATTAAGGAATCTTAATTTGTTTCGATTTCAGTAA